A genome region from Balneolaceae bacterium includes the following:
- a CDS encoding efflux RND transporter periplasmic adaptor subunit, whose product MTAFPKFRYLWTLPVALAFLVSCAGGGEETSQNSAAMAASNVIPAVEAVQARYGSLPLSERLSGTVIANNQVVLYPEINGRIAEVLVQNGESVREGDPLVRLDDSQYREQVEQARSGLRIAQARLKQAEARLQELEAQYRRVKALADENLSSQLELETLQAQMASAEADVDLTQAQLEQAQSSLAEQQEVLARTVVRAPVSGTLGQRNAEVGMQVSSGTQLFIIGDLSRLRVEVVLTENMLEEIETGQTARIYTGEGENLQSVTASLSRISPFLHPVTRSTEAEIDLANQQGRFRPGMFVPVDILYGESRQATLIPTSALFSDPNTGENGVFVARSLGSEVEPVEDYDPNSPPPLTEPVDVTFQPVEIIARGRMEVGISGIDPGSWVVTVGQDLLYGGRGTARVRTVTWERILALQGLQQQDLLNRVLREQRQAGDSVDQANSTL is encoded by the coding sequence ATGACAGCCTTCCCGAAATTTCGCTATTTATGGACGCTGCCGGTGGCGCTGGCCTTTCTTGTTTCCTGCGCAGGCGGAGGCGAAGAGACCTCCCAGAATTCCGCCGCCATGGCCGCCTCCAACGTCATTCCCGCCGTTGAGGCCGTACAGGCCCGATACGGCTCCCTGCCCCTCTCCGAGCGGCTCAGCGGCACGGTCATCGCCAACAACCAGGTGGTCCTCTACCCCGAGATCAACGGCCGCATCGCCGAGGTGCTGGTTCAGAACGGAGAGAGCGTCCGTGAGGGCGATCCCCTCGTCCGCCTCGATGACTCCCAGTACCGCGAGCAGGTCGAGCAGGCCCGGTCAGGATTGCGTATCGCCCAAGCCCGGCTCAAGCAGGCCGAAGCACGCCTTCAGGAGCTGGAGGCCCAGTACCGGCGCGTCAAAGCCCTGGCCGACGAAAACCTGAGCAGCCAGCTCGAACTGGAAACTCTCCAGGCCCAGATGGCCTCTGCCGAAGCCGACGTGGATCTGACTCAGGCCCAGCTGGAACAGGCGCAGTCCTCCCTCGCCGAGCAGCAGGAGGTGCTAGCCCGTACGGTGGTCCGCGCGCCTGTCAGCGGCACGCTGGGACAGCGTAACGCCGAGGTGGGCATGCAGGTGAGCAGCGGCACACAGCTTTTCATTATAGGCGACCTGAGCCGCCTGCGTGTGGAGGTGGTGCTCACCGAAAACATGCTCGAGGAGATCGAAACGGGTCAGACCGCCCGCATATACACCGGCGAGGGTGAAAACCTGCAGTCCGTCACGGCCTCCCTCTCGCGCATCTCCCCCTTCCTGCACCCCGTCACCCGGAGCACCGAGGCTGAGATCGACCTTGCCAACCAGCAGGGCAGGTTCCGGCCGGGCATGTTTGTGCCTGTGGATATCCTCTACGGGGAGAGCCGGCAGGCCACCCTGATCCCCACCAGCGCCCTCTTTTCCGATCCCAACACCGGGGAGAACGGCGTCTTCGTGGCACGTTCCCTGGGCTCGGAGGTCGAGCCTGTGGAGGACTACGACCCCAACAGCCCGCCGCCGCTGACCGAACCCGTGGACGTGACCTTCCAACCTGTGGAGATTATCGCCCGCGGCCGCATGGAAGTCGGCATCTCCGGTATCGATCCCGGCAGCTGGGTGGTGACCGTCGGGCAGGACCTGCTCTACGGGGGGCGGGGCACAGCCCGCGTACGTACCGTCACCTGGGAGCGCATTCTGGCCCTGCAGGGACTGCAGCAGCAGGACCTGTTGAACCGCGTGCTTCGCGAACAGCGGCAGGCCGGCGATTCCGTCGACCAGGCCAACTCCACCCTGTAA
- a CDS encoding pyridoxal-dependent decarboxylase has translation MEERIRQLQHEASPLECAPEQRRKWTEAVTSYAGDWLDRLPERKAFEEEGDGTGLLELPITEQGTGMDRLLELIDREVNRPGLNPASGGHMGYIPGGGLYASALGDFLAAVTNRYAGVFFSSPGAVRMENQCLRWLCDLIGYPEGAGGNLTSGGSVANLIALVAARDHAGLQAGDFPRAVIYTTRQVHHCALKAIRFAGLGECTVREVPMDARFRMRPDALRRQVADDRDEGLRPLMIFASAGTTDLGAVDPLEALAGVADDQGLWFHVDAAYGGAFLLTDYGREAMRGIASADSVIIDPHKGLFLPYGSGALLVRDSRTLYESQHMSASYMRDTLKKTDELSPADLSPELSRHFRGLRLWLPLQLLGTAPFRAALEEKLLLARWFHREIGGWQEMETGPEPQLSVSLFRWTPEGLDPDEANRRLVDRLHADGRVFLSSTRMEGSVWLRMAVLHYRTHHDTLRRTLEILQETTRALKEEMVAEL, from the coding sequence ATGGAAGAACGCATACGCCAGCTCCAGCATGAAGCCTCACCACTCGAATGCGCCCCGGAGCAGCGCCGGAAGTGGACCGAAGCCGTGACCTCCTATGCAGGAGACTGGCTGGACCGCCTGCCGGAGCGCAAGGCCTTCGAGGAGGAAGGGGACGGGACCGGCCTGCTGGAGCTGCCCATTACGGAGCAGGGTACCGGTATGGACCGGCTGCTGGAGCTGATCGACCGCGAGGTCAACCGTCCCGGGCTGAATCCCGCTTCCGGGGGACACATGGGGTATATTCCGGGCGGGGGACTCTACGCCTCGGCCCTGGGCGACTTCCTGGCGGCCGTCACCAACCGCTACGCCGGCGTCTTCTTCTCCTCGCCGGGAGCCGTGCGCATGGAGAACCAGTGCCTGCGCTGGCTCTGCGACCTGATAGGCTACCCCGAGGGGGCCGGGGGCAATCTCACGTCCGGAGGATCAGTGGCCAACCTCATCGCCCTGGTGGCGGCCCGCGACCACGCCGGGCTGCAGGCCGGGGATTTCCCCCGCGCGGTCATTTATACCACCCGCCAGGTGCATCACTGCGCCCTGAAGGCCATCCGCTTTGCCGGTCTGGGCGAATGCACCGTACGCGAGGTCCCCATGGACGCGCGCTTTCGGATGCGGCCCGACGCCCTTCGCAGGCAAGTAGCGGATGACCGGGACGAGGGGTTGCGGCCCCTGATGATATTCGCCTCCGCCGGCACCACCGACCTGGGGGCGGTGGACCCCTTGGAGGCGCTGGCCGGGGTGGCGGACGACCAGGGGCTCTGGTTCCATGTGGACGCCGCCTACGGGGGTGCCTTCCTGCTAACCGATTACGGCCGGGAAGCCATGCGCGGCATCGCTTCCGCGGATTCGGTGATCATTGATCCCCACAAGGGACTCTTTCTGCCCTACGGTTCCGGCGCGCTGCTTGTGCGCGATTCCCGCACCCTCTACGAGTCGCAGCATATGAGTGCCTCCTATATGCGCGATACCCTCAAGAAGACCGACGAGCTCTCCCCGGCCGATCTCTCGCCCGAGCTCTCCCGCCATTTCCGGGGACTGAGGCTGTGGCTGCCCCTGCAGCTGCTGGGCACCGCTCCATTTCGCGCCGCCCTGGAGGAAAAACTGCTGCTGGCCCGCTGGTTTCACCGTGAGATCGGCGGCTGGCAGGAGATGGAGACCGGACCCGAACCGCAGCTCTCGGTCTCCCTCTTCCGCTGGACACCCGAAGGCCTCGATCCCGACGAGGCCAACCGCCGGCTGGTGGACCGCCTCCACGCCGACGGCCGCGTGTTTCTCTCCTCCACCCGGATGGAGGGATCGGTATGGCTGCGCATGGCCGTGCTGCACTACCGCACCCACCACGACACGCTGCGCCGCACCCTTGAAATTCTGCAGGAGACTACGCGCGCCCTGAAGGAGGAAATGGTAGCGGAGTTATAG
- a CDS encoding HEAT repeat domain-containing protein: MSTERIKQLLDKYAEGESTLEEERELRGLLAREDLPGELRAWRDLFDYYGEAGRAVREPSLDPLARIDFGEEGCETAGISFLPGLTEHGLRRSLRAAAAVILLLAGFAGGLLVNRTGAPELTALQKEVSQMKEVLVYGSPQQTSASERISAINFSTRLPAEGGNLDPEIRDILVWVMNSDQSVNVRLEAAEALNRYRGQPEVRRSLVNTLSRQESPVMQLTLIDMLVEMNATGAINEMQKLLMKADTREMVRPELEAAIATLKGGDGV; the protein is encoded by the coding sequence ATGAGCACAGAACGAATTAAACAGTTGCTGGATAAATACGCCGAGGGTGAAAGCACCCTTGAGGAGGAGCGCGAGCTGCGCGGGCTTCTGGCCCGCGAGGACCTGCCCGGTGAGCTGCGTGCCTGGCGCGACCTCTTCGATTATTACGGGGAGGCGGGCCGCGCGGTCCGCGAACCTTCCCTGGATCCCCTCGCCCGCATCGATTTCGGTGAGGAGGGGTGCGAAACGGCGGGGATCTCCTTTCTACCCGGCCTTACGGAGCACGGGCTGCGCCGCAGCCTGAGGGCTGCCGCGGCTGTCATACTCCTGCTTGCGGGCTTTGCCGGGGGGCTGCTGGTGAACCGGACGGGTGCCCCCGAGCTGACGGCCCTGCAGAAGGAGGTAAGCCAGATGAAAGAGGTGCTGGTCTACGGCTCCCCGCAGCAGACTTCCGCCAGCGAACGTATATCGGCCATCAATTTCTCCACACGGCTGCCCGCCGAGGGCGGGAATCTGGACCCGGAAATCCGGGACATTCTTGTCTGGGTGATGAACAGCGACCAGAGCGTGAATGTGCGCCTGGAAGCCGCCGAGGCGCTGAACCGCTACCGCGGGCAGCCCGAGGTGCGCCGGTCCCTGGTCAACACCCTCTCCCGGCAGGAGTCGCCGGTCATGCAGCTCACGCTCATTGACATGCTGGTGGAGATGAACGCCACCGGTGCCATCAACGAAATGCAGAAACTGCTCATGAAAGCGGACACCCGCGAAATGGTGCGGCCCGAACTGGAGGCCGCCATCGCCACCCTGAAGGGCGGCGACGGGGTCTGA
- a CDS encoding sigma-70 family RNA polymerase sigma factor produces MTKTEFQNLVIPSRDKLYRVALSLLRDRQDAEDALQEVYLKLWRMRRKLAAYNSVEALAVTMIKNLCLDQLRSYRNRKQDGRELETMSLSSATRSPERSVEISESLETIHRLVGELPDRQRMILHLRDIEHYEYEEIADMTGLTVNNIRVTLSRARKSVREAWQNHQNYEHRTN; encoded by the coding sequence ATGACAAAGACGGAATTCCAGAATTTGGTCATTCCCTCCAGGGACAAGCTGTACCGGGTGGCCCTTTCGCTGCTGCGCGACCGTCAGGATGCGGAAGACGCCCTGCAGGAGGTCTACCTGAAGCTCTGGAGGATGAGGAGAAAGCTGGCCGCCTACAACAGCGTGGAGGCGCTGGCGGTGACCATGATCAAAAACCTCTGCCTGGACCAGCTGCGATCCTACCGGAACCGCAAGCAGGACGGGCGGGAGCTTGAAACCATGAGCCTGTCCAGCGCAACGCGCTCTCCTGAGCGCAGCGTCGAGATCAGCGAGTCGTTGGAAACCATTCACCGGCTGGTGGGGGAGCTGCCCGACCGGCAGCGCATGATCCTTCACCTACGCGACATCGAGCACTACGAATACGAAGAGATTGCCGATATGACCGGACTGACGGTCAACAACATACGGGTGACCCTCTCCCGCGCCCGGAAAAGCGTGAGGGAAGCCTGGCAAAACCATCAGAATTATGAGCACAGAACGAATTAA
- a CDS encoding nodulation protein NfeD — protein MNTRFLIGCLALLGAAWFASPAAAQPDSTAADRGEPLVTVIRVDGTISPTAVNYITRGISEARQAGAQCLVVELDTPGGLLESTKDIVQAFLDSGDLPVVVYVSPEGASAASAGTFITMAAHIAAMAPATNIGAASPVQSGPGGGAAQTDTVMQKKIFNYSESYIESIANRRDRNAEWAISAVRSGESITAEEAVERNVVDLIAADRRELLDLIDGRVVAGDTLETADARITEIPTNLAENLLGFILRPEVMLILTMIAIYGIVGEVTNPGAIVPGMAGVIALILVLYASSAMPINVAGYALIALAVVLFVAESFTPAFGLLIGGGAVSFFLGALMLFQDLPASMELSWGWLIPATILTTLFFVWIVGEGLRIQFSPDRTGRESMIGAPAEVSDAITSGKGRVFLKGEYWNAVSEDELAEGERCVVTEIRGLTLKVARPRSAQIAGDHSAGEPEKERT, from the coding sequence ATGAACACGCGATTTCTCATAGGATGCCTGGCGCTGCTGGGCGCGGCCTGGTTCGCGTCACCCGCGGCGGCCCAGCCCGACAGCACCGCCGCGGACCGCGGGGAGCCCCTCGTCACCGTGATACGCGTAGACGGCACCATCTCCCCTACCGCCGTCAATTACATCACACGGGGGATTTCGGAGGCCCGGCAGGCGGGGGCCCAGTGCCTGGTGGTGGAGTTGGACACGCCCGGCGGGCTGCTTGAGTCGACCAAGGATATCGTTCAGGCCTTCCTGGACTCCGGGGATCTACCGGTCGTGGTCTACGTCTCGCCGGAAGGGGCTTCGGCTGCCAGCGCAGGTACCTTCATCACCATGGCCGCACACATCGCCGCCATGGCGCCGGCCACCAACATCGGGGCGGCCTCCCCGGTGCAGTCGGGTCCGGGCGGGGGCGCCGCCCAGACCGATACGGTGATGCAGAAAAAGATTTTCAACTACTCGGAAAGCTATATCGAGTCCATCGCAAACCGGCGAGACCGCAATGCCGAGTGGGCCATTTCCGCGGTGCGCAGCGGGGAGTCCATCACCGCCGAAGAGGCCGTAGAACGCAACGTGGTGGATCTCATCGCGGCCGACCGACGCGAGCTGCTCGACCTGATCGACGGCCGCGTAGTGGCGGGCGACACCCTGGAGACCGCCGACGCACGGATCACCGAAATCCCCACCAACCTGGCCGAAAACCTGCTCGGCTTTATCCTGCGCCCCGAAGTCATGCTCATCCTCACCATGATCGCCATCTACGGCATCGTGGGCGAGGTAACCAATCCCGGCGCCATCGTACCGGGCATGGCGGGGGTCATCGCCCTTATCCTGGTGCTCTACGCCTCCTCGGCCATGCCCATCAACGTCGCGGGTTACGCCCTCATCGCCCTGGCGGTGGTGCTCTTCGTAGCTGAGTCCTTTACCCCCGCCTTCGGGCTGCTGATCGGGGGCGGCGCCGTATCCTTCTTCCTGGGTGCGCTCATGCTCTTCCAGGACCTGCCCGCCTCCATGGAGCTCTCCTGGGGATGGCTCATACCCGCCACCATCCTCACCACCCTCTTTTTTGTCTGGATCGTCGGGGAGGGGCTTCGCATACAGTTCAGTCCCGACCGCACCGGCAGGGAGTCGATGATTGGCGCTCCCGCCGAGGTGTCCGACGCCATTACCAGCGGAAAGGGACGCGTCTTCCTGAAAGGAGAATACTGGAACGCCGTCAGCGAGGATGAGCTGGCCGAGGGCGAGCGCTGTGTCGTGACCGAGATCCGCGGACTCACGCTGAAAGTGGCGCGTCCCCGTTCGGCGCAGATCGCCGGGGATCACTCCGCCGGAGAACCTGAGAAGGAACGTACCTGA
- a CDS encoding DUF4097 family beta strand repeat-containing protein: MKTTARLILFLAMGLGALIPARAQEYTHDLGNDTNLAIEFAVSQSDVVIEGHDSDQVVIRNLDYDAPPERAQGLQAIYGGAEDNTGIGLSVSREGNTLKITQASRDGGDYRLMIPNRVRIMIEEVNWGGGDVEIRNHDGEIEIASKSGDMTLTNVTGPITANSTSGDLEIVFRELSQRNPTSISLVSGFIDVTLPPSSPANFHLSSVSGEIYTNLDLQVEGEEGEEGMRLFGTRNMKATLGGGGVEVGLKSISGDIYLRGAGQ, encoded by the coding sequence ATGAAAACCACAGCACGCCTTATTCTCTTCCTGGCCATGGGCCTGGGGGCTCTCATCCCCGCCCGGGCGCAGGAGTACACCCACGACCTGGGCAACGACACCAACCTGGCCATCGAGTTCGCCGTCTCGCAGAGCGACGTGGTCATCGAAGGCCACGACAGCGACCAGGTGGTCATCCGCAACCTTGACTACGACGCCCCGCCTGAGCGCGCCCAGGGCCTGCAGGCCATCTACGGCGGGGCCGAAGACAACACCGGTATCGGACTGTCGGTGAGCCGCGAGGGCAATACCCTTAAAATCACCCAGGCCAGCCGTGACGGCGGCGACTATCGCCTGATGATCCCCAACCGGGTACGCATCATGATCGAAGAGGTGAACTGGGGCGGAGGCGACGTGGAGATACGCAACCACGACGGGGAGATAGAAATCGCCTCCAAATCGGGCGACATGACCCTCACCAACGTCACCGGTCCCATTACCGCCAACAGCACCAGCGGCGACCTGGAGATCGTCTTCCGTGAGCTGAGCCAGCGCAACCCCACCTCCATCTCGCTGGTCAGCGGCTTCATCGACGTGACCCTGCCGCCATCTTCGCCCGCCAACTTCCACCTGAGCTCCGTCTCCGGGGAGATCTACACCAACCTGGACCTGCAGGTGGAGGGCGAAGAGGGCGAGGAGGGCATGCGCCTCTTCGGCACACGCAATATGAAGGCCACCCTGGGCGGTGGAGGGGTGGAAGTGGGTCTCAAAAGTATCAGCGGCGATATCTATCTGCGCGGAGCCGGGCAGTAG
- a CDS encoding slipin family protein, whose translation MEPSGDLINALTWIITIAVLLAILMPQMLKILREYERAVVFRLGKFLKVKGPGLILLIPFIDKIERVDLRVLTINVDKQEVITKDNVTVNVDAITFFRVVDTEKAVIQVERYIHATSMLAQTTLRSIVGQVELDELLANREKVNKNIQEIIDRQTDPWGIKVVSVEVRDVVLPENMKRAMARQAETERDRRAKVINAQGEFQAAEQLVEAAKMMQTAPAALQLRFLQTMNEVAEENTSFVFMPLPLEFMDAFKRMSEGISGGSGGVTGSGPLSGGSEE comes from the coding sequence ATGGAACCTAGCGGAGATTTAATTAACGCCCTGACATGGATTATCACCATCGCCGTGCTGCTGGCCATCCTGATGCCGCAGATGCTGAAGATCCTCAGGGAGTACGAACGAGCCGTAGTTTTCAGGCTTGGAAAATTTCTTAAAGTCAAGGGACCCGGCCTGATCCTGCTCATTCCCTTCATCGACAAAATTGAGCGGGTGGACCTGCGTGTGCTGACCATCAACGTAGACAAGCAGGAGGTCATCACCAAGGACAATGTGACGGTGAACGTCGATGCCATCACCTTTTTCCGGGTGGTGGATACCGAAAAGGCCGTCATCCAGGTTGAGCGCTATATCCACGCCACCTCCATGCTGGCCCAGACCACACTGCGCAGTATCGTGGGACAGGTGGAGCTGGATGAGCTGCTTGCAAACCGGGAAAAGGTGAACAAGAACATACAGGAGATCATCGACCGGCAGACCGATCCCTGGGGCATCAAGGTGGTGTCGGTGGAGGTGCGCGACGTGGTGCTTCCCGAAAACATGAAGCGTGCCATGGCCCGACAGGCCGAGACCGAACGGGACCGCCGCGCCAAGGTGATCAACGCCCAAGGGGAGTTCCAGGCCGCCGAGCAGCTGGTGGAGGCCGCCAAGATGATGCAGACGGCTCCCGCCGCCCTGCAGCTTCGTTTCCTCCAGACCATGAACGAAGTAGCCGAGGAGAACACATCCTTCGTGTTTATGCCGCTTCCCCTGGAGTTCATGGACGCCTTCAAGAGGATGTCGGAGGGCATCTCCGGCGGGTCGGGCGGCGTGACCGGATCCGGTCCCCTGAGCGGCGGCTCGGAGGAGTAG